Within the Tenrec ecaudatus isolate mTenEca1 chromosome 7, mTenEca1.hap1, whole genome shotgun sequence genome, the region GTCAATAACAACCAAGTCTTTATTAGCAGTCCCGGGTATATTCGTTAGagagtgtgcgagtgtgtgtgtgtcctcacaGGGCACAGGGCTGCCTCACCTTGTGTGCAGGTAGCTAAGAGGGATGGGCTCCCACTTCAGCACTAATGCTAGACCTTGTCTATCTTATCAGGACCCAGCAGAGGTCCCGAAGAGCCTCAGGATTTGCCTTGCCCGGTGACTGAGGCCCAGACCTCCCTGGCAACTGAAACCTCGGGCTCTAGTACACTGGGTGCCCCCTCATCCCTAGTAACTGAGGCTCCATCCTTCTTGGTAACAGAGGGCCAGGTGCCCCTGGCAACCAAGACATTGCCTGCTGTACAAATGGAGGCCCCATCTTCCTTGGTAACAAAAGATCTCCCCTCCTCCACAGCAAAGGAGGTGCCCTCTTCCTTAGCAATGAAAAGTCCCCTCTCCATGGCAATGGAAGCCACACCTTCTGAAACAACTGAGGTCCCTGCCTTTGGGGCCACTCACAGTCTGCTTTCCTTGTTTGAAAGGACAGTTACCTTCCCCATCTCCACTCAGGCCCCCTCCCCCAAGTCAGAAGACAAAGGCACTGGCAGGACAAGGGCTCCCTCTCAGAGTCCAGAGAGATCGCTGACCCCCAAGATGCCCCTGATAgggactccacagcccctccTCCATGCCCAGAAGGCTGGGGCCATGGGCCCTCACCAGTGGGCTGCTCCCAGTGAGGTCTCGGCTTCAGTTTTGCCAGCCCCAGATGATCCAAGTCAGGAACATGCCACACTTGTTCACCTGGGGCACACTTCCTCCAgggccctgccccacccctccaccctctcTGCCCCAGCTCAAGCTGTGGGTAGGCGCGTCCTAGCCCTGCACTCTTCCTTGCCAGGTAAGGCGCGTGCTGTCTGCTCTCCCTATCCTCCTGGCTCACGCATGGCAGCACCCTGTCCCCAGCTCAGATGGCATGGGTTTAGTGGGAGCATGTATCCTCCGAGGTGCCAGCTCCCCAAATGCTGGGTGCTTTCCTTGCATggctggggaggtgggtgaaGATCAGGCAGGGCTGTTTCCAGGCTGAGGCCAAGCCTCTTCCTTGCCCAGTTTCAGATGTCCCAGAAGAAGGATCTATTAAGGCGCCAGAGAAACCGAGCCCAGCAGCGTCCAACCCAGGGATGCCAAACCCATTGAAACAGAGTGCAGAGGAGACCGTCATTTCAATGAGACCTGGTGTCACAGGGCTCATCCCAGCAGTTCCCAGTGTGGAGGGGATCAACCCCCCGGTGGGACCTGGTGCCACAGGGCCCATCTCATTTGGATCGAGTGTGGAGGGCCCCCCCATTCCATTGGGACCAGGTGCCAGAGGACTTATCCCAGTAGGATTCAGTGTGGAGGGGAACAACCTGGCCGTACCCAGTGTCACCGTATCAATGAC harbors:
- the LOC142452519 gene encoding peptidase inhibitor 16-like, encoding MHSFHHLPLLLGLPLLLLLLATSGPAGALTKEEKDLLVDAHNKYRSQTNPPASNMLKMRWDETLANIAMGYAKKCIWAHNPKRWKLGENLFAASGKTFDVQKAVKEWQQEQNFYNFTTGVCKPEEMCDHYIQVLWAKSEKIGCGSHLCPKLKNVDDANVHFLVCNYAPPGNVVGQKLYEVGPPCSACPTGYHCEQSLCGPSRGPEEPQDLPCPVTEAQTSLATETSGSSTLGAPSSLVTEAPSFLVTEGQVPLATKTLPAVQMEAPSSLVTKDLPSSTAKEVPSSLAMKSPLSMAMEATPSETTEVPAFGATHSLLSLFERTVTFPISTQAPSPKSEDKGTGRTRAPSQSPERSLTPKMPLIGTPQPLLHAQKAGAMGPHQWAAPSEVSASVLPAPDDPSQEHATLVHLGHTSSRALPHPSTLSAPAQAVGRRVLALHSSLPVFSPPYRMLSARVLRNGKAGGPVPPPQSPGAQAKL